Proteins encoded together in one Cellulomonas gilvus ATCC 13127 window:
- a CDS encoding zinc-binding dehydrogenase has protein sequence MIAAWVRAFSSDDPVSGLEVGERPEPEPREHWSVVDVRAAALNHHDLWSLRGVGLRAEQLPMVLGTDAAGVVDGREVVVHGVIGGPAGHGVGPDEPRSLLSERYPGTLAERVAVPTWNLVDKPAELSFVEAACLPTAWLTAYRMLFTAGRATPGQRVLVQGAGGGVATAAVLLGAAAGLEVLVTSRSPERRERALTLGAAGAVEPGARVPRADVVLETVGRATWSHTMRSVRPGGTVVVAGATSGDPTAAELTRVFFQEITVRGVTMGSREDLVHLLAFLARTGVRPLVDATFPLARAGEALGRLAAGAQFGKIVVTP, from the coding sequence GTGATCGCCGCCTGGGTACGCGCCTTCTCGTCCGACGACCCCGTGTCGGGTCTCGAGGTCGGGGAGCGTCCCGAGCCCGAGCCGCGCGAGCACTGGTCGGTGGTGGACGTGCGGGCCGCCGCGCTCAACCACCACGACCTGTGGTCGCTGCGCGGCGTGGGGCTGCGCGCCGAACAGCTGCCCATGGTGCTCGGCACCGATGCGGCGGGTGTGGTCGACGGACGCGAGGTGGTGGTGCACGGCGTGATCGGCGGGCCCGCCGGGCACGGCGTCGGCCCCGACGAGCCGCGGTCGCTGCTGTCCGAGCGCTACCCGGGGACGCTCGCCGAACGCGTCGCGGTGCCGACCTGGAACCTGGTGGACAAGCCCGCCGAGCTGTCCTTCGTCGAGGCCGCATGCCTGCCCACGGCCTGGCTCACCGCGTACCGGATGCTGTTCACCGCGGGGCGCGCCACGCCCGGCCAGCGCGTGCTGGTGCAGGGTGCGGGCGGGGGCGTCGCCACCGCCGCGGTCCTGCTGGGTGCCGCCGCCGGCCTCGAGGTGCTGGTGACCAGCCGGTCGCCCGAGCGCCGCGAACGCGCACTGACCCTGGGCGCCGCCGGCGCGGTCGAGCCGGGTGCGCGTGTGCCGCGCGCCGACGTGGTGCTCGAGACCGTGGGCCGCGCCACGTGGTCGCACACCATGCGCTCGGTCCGGCCGGGCGGGACCGTGGTGGTGGCCGGCGCGACCAGCGGCGACCCGACCGCGGCCGAGCTGACACGCGTGTTCTTCCAGGAGATCACCGTGCGCGGCGTGACGATGGGATCGCGCGAGGACCTGGTGCACCTGCTCGCGTTCCTCGCCCGCACGGGCGTGCGCCCGCTCGTCGACGCGACGTTCCCGCTCGCGCGGGCCGGCGAGGCCCTGGGCCGTCTGGCGGCCGGCGCGCAGTTCGGCAAGATCGTCGTGACGCCCTGA
- a CDS encoding maleylpyruvate isomerase N-terminal domain-containing protein, whose product MTATVAEAGTALHAQWDRLRAWVVDVVDDTVGDEPSVLEGWTVAELVAHLGRAMDALAACTPVPPGTVPLTLGEYLGTYGSRAADIATTTRELAAQVAGDPVAWIDARAAAAFANLDELAREGDPVVQARRGPVRLSAVTVSRVVELVVHGDDLRRSVRRFATAVPDPVDPGALDLVARELLAIVVARGGWDLEVVDARRWVRLAAGRTPYDVDELSAALQARWTGDSVPDLGRMLPVL is encoded by the coding sequence ATGACCGCCACCGTGGCCGAGGCCGGCACCGCTCTGCACGCCCAGTGGGACCGCCTGCGCGCCTGGGTGGTGGACGTCGTGGACGACACCGTGGGCGACGAGCCGTCGGTCCTGGAGGGCTGGACGGTCGCGGAGCTCGTGGCGCACCTGGGCCGCGCGATGGACGCGCTCGCGGCGTGCACACCCGTGCCGCCGGGCACCGTGCCGCTCACGCTCGGCGAGTACCTGGGCACGTACGGCAGCCGCGCAGCGGACATCGCGACGACCACGCGCGAGCTCGCCGCCCAGGTGGCCGGCGACCCGGTCGCGTGGATCGACGCACGCGCGGCCGCCGCGTTCGCGAACCTCGACGAGCTGGCGCGCGAGGGCGACCCCGTGGTCCAGGCCCGGCGCGGCCCGGTCCGGCTGTCGGCCGTGACCGTCTCGCGCGTGGTCGAGCTCGTGGTGCACGGCGACGACCTGCGGCGCTCGGTGCGCCGGTTCGCGACCGCCGTACCCGACCCGGTGGACCCGGGTGCGCTCGACCTGGTGGCGCGTGAGCTGCTCGCGATCGTGGTCGCGCGCGGCGGGTGGGACCTCGAGGTCGTCGACGCGCGGCGCTGGGTGCGGCTCGCCGCGGGGCGCACGCCGTACGACGTGGACGAGCTGTCCGCCGCGCTCCAGGCCCGCTGGACGGGCGACTCGGTCCCCGACCTGGGGCGCATGCTGCCCGTGCTCTGA
- the metX gene encoding homoserine O-acetyltransferase MetX, which yields MPDEYAPTTPARAHASTRASRVPVAQRPPTPASSAWREGDPVGRRQFADLGPFALESGGRLPAVRLAYETWGELAPDGSNAVLVLHALTGDSHVTGPAGDGHPTPGWWQSMVGPGAPIDTERWFVVAPNVLGGCQGSTGPASPGPDGTPWGSRFPQVSVRDQVAAEVRLADLLGIRRWSLVIGASMGGLRVLEWAASEPQRVAAFAAIATSAQTTGDQIANFHTQIAAIHADPGFRGGDYYDAAPGEGPHVGLGIARQIAHQSYRSALELDERFGRIPQGAEDPLEGGRFAVQSYLEHHGDKLARRFDANTYVTLTRSMITHDLGRDRGGVDNALAQITAHGLVVAVDTDRLFPLAQSERIAAHVPGAGPVRVVHSDFGHDGFLIEADQVGEHVAEFLRERVRTH from the coding sequence GTGCCCGACGAGTACGCCCCCACCACGCCCGCGCGGGCGCACGCGAGCACGCGTGCCAGCCGGGTGCCGGTGGCGCAGCGGCCCCCGACCCCGGCCTCGTCGGCCTGGCGCGAGGGCGACCCCGTGGGGCGCCGCCAGTTCGCCGACCTCGGACCGTTCGCGCTCGAGTCGGGCGGGCGCCTGCCCGCGGTCCGGCTCGCGTACGAGACGTGGGGCGAGCTCGCACCCGACGGCTCCAACGCGGTCCTGGTGCTGCACGCCCTGACGGGCGACTCGCACGTGACGGGTCCCGCGGGGGACGGGCACCCCACGCCGGGGTGGTGGCAGTCGATGGTCGGACCGGGCGCGCCGATCGACACCGAGCGCTGGTTCGTCGTCGCACCCAACGTGCTGGGCGGGTGTCAGGGCTCGACCGGACCCGCGTCGCCGGGGCCGGACGGCACCCCGTGGGGCAGCCGGTTCCCGCAGGTCTCCGTGCGGGACCAGGTCGCCGCCGAGGTCCGGCTGGCCGACCTGCTGGGCATCCGCCGCTGGTCGCTGGTGATCGGGGCGTCGATGGGCGGCCTGCGCGTGCTCGAGTGGGCCGCCTCCGAACCGCAGCGCGTCGCGGCGTTCGCCGCGATCGCCACCTCCGCGCAGACCACGGGCGACCAGATCGCCAACTTCCACACCCAGATCGCCGCGATCCACGCCGACCCCGGGTTCCGCGGGGGCGACTACTACGACGCCGCGCCCGGTGAGGGCCCCCACGTCGGGCTCGGGATCGCGCGGCAGATCGCGCACCAGAGCTACCGGTCCGCGCTCGAGCTCGACGAGCGGTTCGGCCGCATCCCGCAGGGTGCCGAGGACCCGCTCGAGGGCGGACGCTTCGCCGTCCAGTCCTACCTGGAGCACCACGGCGACAAGCTCGCGCGACGGTTCGACGCCAACACGTACGTGACGCTGACGCGCTCGATGATCACGCACGACCTGGGCCGGGACCGCGGCGGCGTGGACAACGCGCTCGCACAGATCACCGCGCACGGCCTGGTGGTCGCGGTGGACACCGACCGCCTGTTCCCCCTGGCGCAGTCGGAGCGGATCGCGGCGCACGTGCCCGGTGCGGGGCCGGTCCGCGTCGTGCACTCCGACTTCGGGCACGACGGCTTCCTCATCGAGGCCGACCAGGTGGGCGAGCACGTCGCGGAGTTCCTGCGTGAACGGGTGCGCACGCACTGA
- a CDS encoding bifunctional o-acetylhomoserine/o-acetylserine sulfhydrylase — protein MSNESWSFETRQIHAGQSPDPTTGARALPIYQTTSYVFDSAEQAAARFALQDLGPIYTRIGNPTQEVVENRIASLEGGVGALLVASGQAAATFAILNVAEAGDHVVASPSLYGGTYNLLHHTLPKLGVETTFVEDPHDAEAWRAAIRPNTKAFFAETIPNPRSDVLDIELVAGVAHEYGAPLIVDNTVATPYLINPLKWGADVVVHSATKYLGGHGSAIGGVIVDGGTFDYAQHPDRFPGFNSPDPSYHGLNIAEALGVGSAFGANLSYILKARIQLLRDLGAAISPFNAFLISQGIETLSLRVERHVQNAATVAQWLEARDDVLGVHYSGLESSPWHANQLKYAPRGAGAVLAFELEGGSAAGQSFVSALELHSNVANIGDVRSLVIHPASTTHSQLTPQEQALSGVTPGLVRLAVGIEHIDDILADLEAGFRAAKGA, from the coding sequence ATGAGCAACGAGAGCTGGAGCTTCGAGACCCGCCAGATCCACGCGGGCCAGAGCCCCGACCCGACCACGGGCGCGCGGGCGCTGCCGATCTACCAGACCACGTCCTACGTGTTCGACTCCGCCGAGCAGGCCGCCGCGCGGTTCGCGCTGCAGGACCTCGGCCCGATCTACACGCGCATCGGCAACCCCACGCAGGAGGTCGTCGAGAACCGCATCGCGTCGCTCGAGGGCGGCGTGGGCGCGCTGCTGGTCGCGTCCGGGCAGGCGGCCGCGACGTTCGCGATCCTCAACGTCGCGGAGGCCGGTGACCACGTCGTCGCGAGCCCGTCGCTGTACGGCGGCACGTACAACCTGCTGCACCACACGCTGCCCAAGCTGGGCGTGGAGACCACGTTCGTCGAGGACCCGCACGACGCCGAGGCGTGGCGCGCCGCGATCCGCCCCAACACCAAGGCGTTCTTCGCCGAGACGATCCCGAACCCCCGGTCCGACGTGCTGGACATCGAGCTCGTCGCGGGCGTCGCGCACGAGTACGGCGCACCGCTGATCGTCGACAACACCGTCGCCACGCCGTACCTCATCAACCCGCTGAAGTGGGGCGCCGACGTGGTGGTGCACTCCGCCACCAAGTACCTGGGCGGGCACGGCTCGGCGATCGGCGGCGTGATCGTCGACGGCGGCACGTTCGACTACGCGCAGCACCCGGACCGGTTCCCGGGCTTCAACTCCCCCGACCCCTCGTACCACGGCCTCAACATCGCCGAGGCGCTCGGGGTGGGCTCCGCGTTCGGTGCGAACCTGTCCTACATCCTCAAGGCGCGCATCCAGCTCCTGCGGGACCTGGGCGCCGCGATCTCCCCGTTCAACGCGTTCCTCATCTCGCAGGGCATCGAGACGCTCTCGCTGCGCGTCGAGCGGCACGTGCAGAACGCGGCCACGGTCGCGCAGTGGCTCGAGGCGCGCGACGACGTGCTCGGCGTGCACTACTCGGGCCTCGAGTCGAGCCCGTGGCACGCGAACCAGCTCAAGTACGCGCCCCGTGGTGCCGGTGCGGTGCTCGCGTTCGAGCTCGAGGGCGGGTCCGCGGCCGGTCAGTCGTTCGTCTCGGCGCTCGAGCTGCACTCGAACGTCGCCAACATCGGCGACGTCCGCTCGCTCGTGATCCACCCCGCCTCGACGACCCACTCGCAGCTCACGCCGCAGGAGCAGGCGCTCTCGGGCGTCACGCCCGGCCTCGTGCGTCTCGCGGTCGGCATCGAGCACATCGACGACATCCTGGCGGACCTCGAGGCCGGCTTTCGGGCCGCGAAGGGCGCCTGA
- a CDS encoding C40 family peptidase, with amino-acid sequence MSERRAGPRPRVRRRVSGALTLATAAALLVGAPGAFADPGGPSDQDVQDAREAVRDAEQSVAQMEIRLAQLSTQADAAERAVQQAGEAYTQALAAAEDAQGAADDAAQRSSDAAATAEQARRELVAIARQVARSGGSADLVESLLSAEGFEDVARRTSAMDQITGKADEAVQAYRAADLVAGTLSAQAQDAAATAADAQADAQTALDAAQDTADDADAARVQGEQEREALLAQLAAARSTSVEVERERQEAIDEERRRREEREAREEHEQDPDPEPTTPSPDPTTPPDRPDPTTPPDRPDPTTPPDRPDPDPGPTTPPAQPTRPPTPKPDPTKPSNPGNGLGTGVSRGSASQGATAVAVAKSRLGAPYVWGGTGPGYDCSGLTMTSWSAAGVGINRTSRDQYKQVLKISYSSMRPGDLVFWGTNPDDANSIYHVAMYIGGGQIIEALRPGLTVRITSMRYYGAMPYAGRP; translated from the coding sequence GTGAGCGAGCGCCGAGCCGGCCCACGACCGCGCGTGCGCCGCCGTGTGTCCGGCGCCCTGACGCTCGCCACCGCGGCCGCGCTGCTCGTCGGTGCCCCCGGTGCGTTCGCCGACCCGGGCGGTCCGTCCGACCAGGACGTGCAGGACGCGCGCGAGGCCGTGCGCGACGCGGAGCAGTCGGTCGCCCAGATGGAGATCCGGCTCGCGCAGCTGAGCACGCAGGCCGACGCGGCCGAGCGGGCCGTGCAGCAGGCCGGTGAGGCGTACACGCAGGCGCTCGCCGCAGCCGAGGACGCGCAGGGCGCGGCCGACGACGCCGCGCAGCGTTCCAGCGACGCCGCGGCCACCGCCGAGCAGGCACGCCGCGAGCTCGTCGCGATCGCGCGCCAGGTCGCGCGCTCGGGCGGCTCGGCCGACCTGGTGGAGTCGCTCCTGTCCGCCGAGGGCTTCGAGGACGTCGCGCGCCGCACGAGCGCGATGGACCAGATCACGGGCAAGGCCGACGAGGCCGTGCAGGCCTACCGCGCGGCGGACCTGGTCGCCGGCACGCTCTCGGCCCAGGCGCAGGACGCCGCGGCCACGGCGGCCGACGCGCAGGCGGACGCGCAGACCGCGCTCGACGCCGCGCAGGACACCGCGGACGACGCCGATGCGGCACGCGTCCAGGGTGAGCAGGAGCGCGAGGCTCTGCTCGCGCAGCTGGCCGCGGCGCGCAGCACGAGCGTCGAGGTCGAGCGCGAGCGCCAGGAGGCGATCGACGAGGAGCGCCGCCGCCGCGAGGAGCGCGAGGCGCGCGAGGAGCACGAGCAGGACCCGGACCCCGAACCGACCACGCCGTCGCCCGACCCGACGACGCCGCCGGACCGTCCGGACCCGACCACGCCGCCGGACCGCCCGGACCCGACCACGCCGCCGGACCGCCCGGACCCCGACCCGGGGCCCACGACGCCCCCGGCCCAGCCGACGCGTCCGCCGACGCCCAAGCCCGACCCGACCAAGCCGAGCAACCCCGGCAACGGCCTGGGCACCGGCGTCTCGCGCGGGTCGGCGTCGCAGGGCGCCACCGCGGTCGCGGTGGCCAAGTCCCGCCTGGGCGCGCCGTACGTGTGGGGCGGCACGGGCCCCGGCTACGACTGCTCGGGCCTGACCATGACGTCGTGGAGCGCGGCCGGCGTGGGCATCAACCGCACGTCGCGCGACCAGTACAAGCAGGTCCTCAAGATCAGCTACTCGAGCATGCGACCCGGTGACCTGGTGTTCTGGGGCACGAACCCCGACGACGCGAACTCGATCTACCACGTGGCGATGTACATCGGCGGCGGTCAGATCATCGAGGCCCTGCGCCCCGGCCTGACGGTCCGCATCACGTCGATGCGGTACTACGGCGCGATGCCGTACGCCGGTCGCCCGTAG
- a CDS encoding inorganic diphosphatase has product MEFDVTIEIPKGQRNKYEVDHATGRIRLDRMLFTSTRYPDDYGFIEGTLGEDGDPLDALVLLEEPTFPGCLIRCRALGMFRMRDEAGGDDKVLCVPTGDQRAAWRQDIDDVSDFHRLEIQHFFEVYKDLEPGKSVEGAHWTGRAEAEAEIQRSRQRAIDAGYEH; this is encoded by the coding sequence GTGGAGTTCGACGTCACCATCGAGATCCCCAAGGGTCAGCGCAACAAGTACGAGGTGGACCACGCGACCGGGCGCATCCGGCTCGACCGCATGCTCTTCACCTCGACGCGCTACCCCGACGACTACGGCTTCATCGAGGGCACCCTGGGTGAGGACGGCGACCCGCTGGACGCCCTGGTGCTGCTCGAGGAGCCCACGTTCCCGGGCTGCCTCATCCGCTGCCGCGCGCTCGGCATGTTCCGCATGCGCGACGAGGCGGGCGGCGACGACAAGGTGCTGTGCGTCCCGACGGGCGACCAGCGCGCCGCCTGGCGCCAGGACATCGACGACGTGTCCGACTTCCACCGTCTCGAGATCCAGCACTTCTTCGAGGTCTACAAGGACCTCGAGCCCGGCAAGTCCGTCGAGGGTGCGCACTGGACGGGCCGCGCGGAGGCCGAGGCCGAGATCCAGCGCTCGCGGCAGCGCGCGATCGACGCCGGCTACGAGCACTGA
- the dacB gene encoding D-alanyl-D-alanine carboxypeptidase/D-alanyl-D-alanine endopeptidase: MATGARVVGVSALVVVLGLGGYVAADAYDVVPGLVTLDPVPADPAPFPTAPGAVLPGDVVPALGALDPQAPQPAADAVTALVKDLVAEEHLGSVGVVVADQLTGEVLASHAADLAREPASTAKLVTAVAALGTLDSTSTRTTSVVRGSDGSVVLVGGGDMMLAPDEGDPTAVDGRAGLGDLARAAARQLTLAGLTEVTLRVDDTLFTGPAVSPGWDDGDLDLGYVAPVTALAVHVGATRTDLEYPPRHADPALAAAADFAKRLEEAGITVTGTPTRGTAPSGATPLASVESAPLAQVVQFFLEHSDNTVTEVVSRYVALDQSLPASFEGGTKAVLSAVARLGVDVTGAHLSDASGLAEDSALTPSTLTDLVELVMDPDQPTLRAVAVGLPIAGLTGTLDDRYLESPARGLVRAKTGSLAGVKGLAGTVTDEQGRQLVFAVLVTHPKADGPFAARQAIDRFVTALQGCGCSG, from the coding sequence ATGGCCACAGGCGCGCGCGTCGTGGGTGTCTCGGCGCTCGTCGTCGTGCTCGGCCTCGGCGGCTACGTGGCCGCCGACGCGTACGACGTGGTGCCCGGGCTGGTCACGCTCGACCCCGTGCCCGCCGATCCGGCGCCCTTCCCGACCGCACCCGGCGCGGTCCTGCCCGGTGACGTGGTGCCCGCGCTCGGCGCGCTCGACCCCCAGGCCCCGCAGCCCGCGGCCGACGCCGTGACCGCGCTGGTCAAGGACCTGGTCGCCGAGGAGCACCTGGGCAGCGTGGGTGTGGTGGTCGCCGACCAGCTCACGGGCGAGGTCCTCGCGTCGCACGCCGCGGACCTCGCGCGCGAGCCCGCGTCGACCGCGAAGCTGGTCACCGCGGTCGCGGCGCTCGGCACGCTGGACTCCACCTCGACGCGGACGACGAGCGTGGTGCGCGGCTCGGACGGTTCGGTCGTGCTCGTCGGCGGCGGGGACATGATGCTCGCGCCCGACGAGGGCGACCCGACCGCCGTGGACGGCCGGGCGGGGCTGGGCGACCTGGCACGCGCGGCCGCCCGCCAGCTGACGCTCGCAGGCCTCACCGAGGTCACGCTGCGCGTGGACGACACGCTGTTCACGGGTCCCGCGGTGAGCCCGGGCTGGGACGACGGCGACCTGGACCTCGGCTACGTCGCGCCCGTGACGGCGCTCGCGGTGCACGTCGGTGCCACGCGCACCGACCTCGAGTACCCGCCCCGGCACGCCGACCCCGCGCTGGCCGCTGCCGCCGACTTCGCGAAGCGGCTCGAGGAGGCGGGCATCACGGTCACCGGCACACCCACGCGCGGTACGGCGCCCTCGGGTGCGACGCCGCTGGCGAGCGTCGAGTCGGCACCGCTCGCACAGGTGGTGCAGTTCTTCCTCGAGCACTCGGACAACACCGTGACCGAGGTCGTGTCCCGGTACGTCGCGCTCGACCAGTCGCTGCCGGCGAGCTTCGAGGGCGGGACCAAGGCGGTGCTCAGTGCCGTGGCGCGGCTGGGCGTGGACGTCACGGGTGCCCACCTGTCGGATGCGTCCGGGCTCGCCGAGGACTCCGCGCTCACGCCCTCCACGCTGACCGACCTGGTGGAGCTGGTGATGGACCCCGACCAGCCCACGCTGCGCGCCGTCGCCGTCGGCCTGCCCATCGCGGGGCTCACGGGCACGCTCGACGACCGCTACCTCGAGTCGCCCGCACGCGGACTGGTCCGGGCCAAGACCGGCAGCCTCGCGGGCGTCAAGGGTCTCGCGGGC